GTAGAACATGAAAATACTATGGTGGAAATGTTTGGTATTAACACATTCGGCGCGCGATACGCTCTCGCCGCCTATGGTGGTGCAGAAAGGCTAGCTTATGAGATGACTGAAGACGAGCGTATGGAGCAACTAGGACCCATATGGGGTCAAATTACTACTGTACGTAGTCAAAAGTTCGCTATATCCGACCCGTCGGTTGAAATCTGATTACAAGTTACCAGGCTAGATTCAACGATATATTGAGAGAAATGCTAGACGGCTCAAAGGACGTCGACTTCTGATAAATATTGATCAAAATGATCAGAGATTTGAGGGTGACACGCAGGCCATGTTGAATTTGCTTCCAAGCAACCATCTCATGTATATTTGAGAAGTCTGTCATGAATTACTATATATTATGACCGCACCAAAGCTGTCGATGAACCATGAGGCATAAAATTTCAACTACATATTTGGACACTGCTATTAGATCTTCTTATATATAAAGATGCGTATGAAAAATCTTGGCTGTATACCCACAATTATCACTTTCCATTGTCCATTTGATTGCAATGACCAGTTATATCATAGCAGCCTACTGGTGTTACAACATtgtctcttccttcaccccATACCCCCGCCTTCACCAGTTTCAGTCGGATGACTAATATTCTTCCCTCTAAGAGCCTCCAATAACTTTGTCGTTCTCTTGAATCTACTTTCGTCAAAAGCGATTATGtcgcttctttctcccgcTTCGCATCTTTCCGCTTCCGACCACTTCTTTTCCGAGCCCCTGGGCAATTGAAAGATACCACCAACAAGACGCCGTGTAGActccctttctttcttccttaGTCTCCTTTTCACGATGAGTTGACTTAACCACAAAAGTAATGCGGCTCCCATGATCGAAGAGAAAATGACGACAAAGTACATAGCACCATTCCATTTTACATGATATGTTCCTTGAGAGAGCGCGGAAAGCTGAGCTGAAGAACTTTGAGCAGCCACTGCTGTCGTCGTATCATCaaaagatggtgaaggcTCAATGGTTGCCTTGGCAATAGTTATAGCAAAGGAGTCGGAGGTAGTGACACTATTTGATTTTGCGGTGTTATCACTGAACAACAATGCTACGCCAGAAAGGCTTTTCAGCGTGAGATGTATCTTACCTGATATGATTATAGACAGACTCTTCAATGATCGCATAGTCAAAGGCAAAACTTTGTTGATTACCAATGTTTATAAAAGTGAGATTATGAGTGTATCCGTTTTGTAGGTTGGTGGCATTATAAAGGAGATTATGCTAATCAACGTTATCCTGCTGAGCAGTGTATGAGCCCATTGCTTCACCATCGAGTACAGCAGTGAATTTCCCCTGGTTAGGGCCGGCGAGACCGAATGCCGAAATGGAGGTTCCTGCGGGGCTATTCAGCCTTCGGCGAAAGCTTCATTAGTTCAAAATTACAAACCGTTGAAGTATATTGAAGTCCAGCTTCCTAATGTGGTCGTCCAGCTGATTGAATTATTCCAAAAAATTTCTAGAAGAGGTCGCATACTATCCACCTCAGTCTGGTTGATATATTCATCTGAGCCATTGACTCGGAGCATATTCCATCCAggcgagagggagagggcTGGGGTTGACCACTGTGAGTCATCAACGGTGTAATATCTCGGAGACCTGCGAATGTTGAGTTAACTTGATTGTAAGCACTACCCGTGAGTGAAAGACCCACATGTCGATGGTTAAAGTTAATAGCGCTAATGTATACGGATTGGCCAAATCCCTGTCGCACCAATAGTGATCATAAAGCCCCAATAACAATGTCGCCTTAcaaagatgaggatgaaggatggggTTATATAAATTTCAACTACCTCGTCCGGCTCTTATCCATGGACAGCCAAGAAAGGGCCTTTTGTTCCTATTATGTATTGGAGGAGCACCACAGGAGGCGAGATTAAATTTGATTTGTGTAAAGAGGGTTCTGTCTGCCTTTGACCAAGCGTATTTCGTTTGTCCGTCCGATGATTAGCAATAAGTCCTTCAGCCATCACGTACGACGGACCACTACTTGCCAGCGTCCGCTGTGTACATGTCAAGTGTATTAGTGGGCAGTAGGAAATACGCAGTCCTTTGCAACAAAGGCATCAACTTATCAGTTGAAGGCGTTCCCTCTGTCCTTTGGATGGGAATAGAAAAGGAGCCAAAAGGCTGCCATACTTGTTCTGTGGTTTCCCTGCGACAGAAGTCTTGAATATATAGACGGAATACGTGGTTTACATATCACTTGAACGGGTCGTAGTATCTTCATTCGTCGATTATGCGCTCCAAACGTAAGATATGAAACCTGAGAATACATGGCTTACAATGGCCAGTCGGCGTTGACAAACACATCTAATCCGTTTCTATCGCTTAAATTCCTGTTGATGGCGGCAATCTAtaatctcttctctttcctctgcGACCCTTCCACCTTTTGGCAAAAACAATCATTCTGGAGATCGGCCGTTCGGCAAATCTCTCAAATGCAAAGCTCGCCAAGATGTTGACAGCTGCAACAGCAAGCAATTGTAATCTGAAGGTGAACTTCAAGTCGGTGATATCGAGAATGGCAGCAATTGATGCGGcaggtgaaagaagaatatAGGCACTGAAGGATGTAAGCACAGTGAGGCAAATTACGAGGGAAGCTGACAAGTGCAATTCAGCTTTTTAAGTCTTCGTCATTACGTATTGAAACTCACGATTGGTATATAGAGGTTTGCGATACGGCGGTCCAACACTGAATACTCCAGCCACAAGGATGTACTGGAAACAAGAAACGAGGAAAAGTGCAGAATTCTCGAAGTTGAACGTTTCCAGTTTATCCACGTCGGTATCAGGCTTTGTATACCACGGCTGTTTTCGTACCCAGACGAAAACAAAGACTTGGATTGCGGCATTTATCAAAATTTGACCGATAATACTGATCAAGACCTTTCTCGACACCAGGCTTGCGGTTGGTCGCTTAGGGTGGATTTTTGGATACGGGAGGGTACGGCCCACTTTGAACACATCTGAGCTTTCAAATCATCCGGGACCAAGACGTATAACTCACTAGTCACAGCGATGGGGATAATAATGAAAAGGTCAATATACAAAAACCTAATAATCAGAATCAGTAAAAACAAAAAGGCTCGGTTTAGCCCGGATACACACTGGAAATCGCCAAGACTTGATGCAAAAGAATAGAGCTGAGTTGTTCGTTAGTGTCCGGTTCAAATAACAAATCTCCGTTTCCTTACCAGAGTAACCGTCATAAACTGAATCATCGAATACAGCGCCATGTATTTGAAACAGCTGAAACTTGTGACAAGTGCCGCTCTGCCTTCTTTGATGATTTCTACCATACAGCTGATGTCTGGTATTTGACTGGTGAACGGGGCGGCTACTGAtgcttctgcttccgaTAAGGACACGCCAACATCGGCGGCTTTCAAAGCGCCGCAATCATTTGCACCATCACCGCAGAAGGCGACCGTATAGCCCAAAGATTGAAGACGTTCAACCAATTCAGCCTTCTCATCAGGAGACATGCGGGCGAATATCACGCCCTTAACCAACATCTGTGGCATTGTAAATCAGTCTCCAGATTTCACAGATGGCCATAAGACCCCAACTCACTCTTTCCATCGTTTCAAACTCTGCATACTCCAGCATCCACCTGAACACATCTCCTGTCAACGCCAACTGGTAATCATGCATTTCCGCCTCCGCCGTATCCATCGCGACACCAACTTGATTAGTCAACGGTTTTAAGGTCCATTCATCTAGCTTCAACCTGTCATCGTCGACGCTAGACCAGTCTAGCCTCGCCTCATCGTGGACGCCCGTACCAGGAATAAAAGTCGGTATATAGACACTGGCAGAATGCGAAACGAGGCCGCACTCGCGAGCCACGCTTATAGCGGTACGAACATTGTCGCCTGTGACCATACGACACGCCAAATGAGCAGCACGAAGGGTGTGAATGTTCGGGGCTGTGCCGGGTTTCAGCTTGTTCTCGAAAACAATGAAACCGAGGAACTGGAGATCAGACTCCGCAACGTCACTGGAACGCGTTCAATCAGCTATGCACTAAGGTATTACTGCCTGAATGGTATGCACATACCGCCTCATTCTCTGTGCTCTAAGCCACGTCAGACCTTCAATGGATTTGCCAGCAATAGCGATGACACGGAACCCATTTCTAGTGTAGTACGAAAGCATATCGTCATAATCATGGGGAACTGCAAACAATCGCAATCAGCGGTATCCAGTGTAGATGTGCTGTTTCCCTTACACGATGAGGGGTCACATATTTCAGGCATAACCTCTGGGGCACCTTTGACATAAACCTCCATACACGTCGATTTGAGCCTTTTCACAATCACGCTCATCCTTCGCAAGGCAGAGACAAAATCAAAGGTTCGGATGACTCCCAGTTCCAAAAAATGTGCGTGCTGGTATCCAACAATTAGTCAAAATCTTGTGATGGATGATATCCTGTCAAGCTTACTTTAGATCCCTGTTTGAGAgcatcctccatcctccatcgaTCTGTCCCTGGCGGCCTCACAACAGTCTGCACTAATGCTTGCGGCCTGGCTCCTTCTGCGTTTCCTTTTGTGACCGGCCTAGACTGTCCCTCGTCCAGGGTCCAACCAGTGTATTCAAACATCTTGATGTCTAGAGGATCACCTATAATTTCGCCGTCGATCAATTTGAGTGCATGGCAGGTAGCAAGAGCATAGAGAAGCGGAGTTTTACCGTTAACGCCGCCTTCGATGGGGACGTCTGCAATATCGGAGTGTAATTCGGAAAAGCGACTGTTTTGTCGATCAATCGTACGCGCGCCCAAGACGTCTAATCCATCTTCGGTAAGGGTACCTGTTTTGTCGAAGCAAACCACGTTGATCTTGCCACCGATGTTGACCCGGTTAGGTGAGATACAGAAGATGCCGCTCTTTCTCAATCGATCGATAGCGAAAGTGGTGCCGATGGTGAGGGTTGCGGGAAGAGCAGGGGGGACGACGATTGTGATGAGATCTAAAGCTCGAAGCATAATGGTATGCCAGTGGATACCGATCCGGACGAATTGAACAGCTGATATGGCAAATCCGAAACCAGCTATGATTGCCAGGACGCCAATAAAGTTCATCGAGTCACGATAAAACTTGAATCCCATAGGTTTAGGGAAGAGCATCGACCGCACCAAGGCCCCTTTTGTGGTGTTGAAGCCTGTTCGTGTCACCATTGCCAAAGCAATAGAAGATTCACTTTTCGGGGCCCAAACCGGTTTCGCGCCAGCTCTAACCCTTATTATCTTGGTTCCAGAAAACAGATAATGCTTGGCTAGGTCTGAATCGATCTCGGACGATCCTTGCTTAGATTCACGGGAAAGGGCTCGCAAAGTCTCGTCCTTGGCCGGGATTTTGCTGACCGGAACAGACTCACCAGTCAACATTGATTCATTGACGATTGCGTCTCCAGAAAGCAACAGAGCGTCACAGGGAAAGACACTGAGATTCGGATCAGACGAGTCAAAGATATCTCCGGGTACAAGCTCAGAGCAGTCTTTCATAACCCATTCACCATCGATGAGTACTTTGATGTCGCAGTGGAATCGAGACATCTCGCGCATACGTTCGATAGTGCGTTTGGTTTCTATTAAGGTCGACATGATGCTGGTGATACTGATCAAAGCGATGGCGAAGGCATAATAGTAGTAGTCGTCAAGGGACCAGAGAATAATTGAAGCGATTTGGAAGACGTAAAATGGATGCAAGACCTGCGAAAATCGCACGTGAGAAACGTATAATCAGGATGATTGGAGTGCTTACCTCATCTACAAGAAGACCCACAACCGATTTCGAGGCGATATCGATTATGTTTTCCCCCATCAGTACCAATCTTTGCTTTCGCACTGCACTGTCGAGGCCCTGAGCCACTGCCCTGCTAGAAGTCCACTTTGGATCTCTCCAATCTCTAATCATCGCCCATCTCCCCGCTGAGGGGTCTAAAGCGAATTTCGTGTATCTGTACTCCATAATTTTCAAAAGACCAGTGGTCTCTTCCCAGACTGTCTTGCCAGGCTCCACGTCGGACATGAGGTCTTTGGCACCACCGACACCACCCGCCGGTTCCCCGTTCAAAGAATGAAGGGGTTGAGCCGGGGTGCTGCTTGACGATAGACCGAAATAGCCATTGGCAGAAGTGGCggaagcaggaggaggaattGATTGTGGAAAGACGGTCGAAAGAGGATAAGGATAGGGAACTATGTGTAATGGAATGACATGAAGGTCTCCATAAGGAGTCTAGAACGGGTCAAAGGCATGAGAAAGACGAATTTTACGGATTATGACCAAGCTACTCACTTCAACAACGAGCCAACTACCCTccttggcttcttcaaatGACGTCTCTTTTCCGAGAAATTTGACCCAGATCTTGGGCATCCATCTGCCCAGCAAGCCGAGAGCCCCCAGCGTCAAAATGCA
The genomic region above belongs to Cryptococcus neoformans var. neoformans JEC21 chromosome 4 sequence and contains:
- a CDS encoding membrane protein, putative, whose protein sequence is MTSPPTPPPIPDNIPSAISVSRPTAVGPQRPLRIPDQERNTIPPPQNPQDGQQPPEPSNYDYTENAPQAVVDAVAIERAKREQEGPPEMMVGSWTSWAGSDNADTGIFPSSITRSHMRVGSRRTSIASRHSVASIARPPSVFRRQGSSQIDLVQSPGSAVFAFDAAEDETTAEHGAYHRRISSRRDSRRWGRRDSSAQPGSYFSSREHDRGREDEGRFSDEEEDFEPQPVSPQRPSTTALGRIASFIGLTRHDTEDEEAALVHSVDELRRRSSSRSRSRSRRASSGSRSYARSPSPSPSEEDWEYGEDDYMDSYGEDGEGYSSSLADDTSLPPQSRPTSPSIPLVPSATDGIFGEPHVRLNDLVEPRDFVSVAVPSRQTIVLPDEDLSIRFTCYRTDPFRNILWWLGCILTLGALGLLGRWMPKIWVKFLGKETSFEEAKEGSWLVVETPYGDLHVIPLHIVPYPYPLSTVFPQSIPPPASATSANGYFGLSSSSTPAQPLHSLNGEPAGGVGGAKDLMSDVEPGKTVWEETTGLLKIMEYRYTKFALDPSAGRWAMIRDWRDPKWTSSRAVAQGLDSAVRKQRLVLMGENIIDIASKSVVGLLVDEVLHPFYVFQIASIILWSLDDYYYYAFAIALISITSIMSTLIETKRTIERMREMSRFHCDIKVLIDGEWVMKDCSELVPGDIFDSSDPNLSVFPCDALLLSGDAIVNESMLTGESVPVSKIPAKDETLRALSRESKQGSSEIDSDLAKHYLFSGTKIIRVRAGAKPVWAPKSESSIALAMVTRTGFNTTKGALVRSMLFPKPMGFKFYRDSMNFIGVLAIIAGFGFAISAVQFVRIGIHWHTIMLRALDLITIVVPPALPATLTIGTTFAIDRLRKSGIFCISPNRVNIGGKINVVCFDKTGTLTEDGLDVLGARTIDRQNSRFSELHSDIADVPIEGGVNGKTPLLYALATCHALKLIDGEIIGDPLDIKMFEYTGWTLDEGQSRPVTKGNAEGARPQALVQTVVRPPGTDRWRMEDALKQGSKHAHFLELGVIRTFDFVSALRRMSVIVKRLKSTCMEVYVKGAPEVMPEICDPSSFPHDYDDMLSYYTRNGFRVIAIAGKSIEGLTWLRAQRMRRDVAESDLQFLGFIVFENKLKPGTAPNIHTLRAAHLACRMVTGDNVRTAISVARECGLVSHSASVYIPTFIPGTGVHDEARLDWSSVDDDRLKLDEWTLKPLTNQVGVAMDTAEAEMHDYQLALTGDVFRWMLEYAEFETMERMLVKGVIFARMSPDEKAELVERLQSLGYTVAFCGDGANDCGALKAADVGVSLSEAEASVAAPFTSQIPDISCMVEIIKEGRAALVTSFSCFKYMALYSMIQFMTVTLLYSFASSLGDFQFLYIDLFIIIPIAVTMGRTLPYPKIHPKRPTASLVSRKVLISIIGQILINAAIQVFVFVWVRKQPWYTKPDTDVDKLETFNFENSALFLVSCFQYILVAGVFSVGPPYRKPLYTNPSLVICLTVLTSFSAYILLSPAASIAAILDITDLKFTFRLQLLAVAAVNILASFAFERFAERPISRMIVFAKRWKGRRGKRRDYRLPPSTGI